The Saccharolobus shibatae B12 genomic interval GCTTCAAATGCAGGTATCGGAACTGCTGCTGAAGGTACTACATTTTACGCAATAACCAAAGCAGGCATTATAATTCTTACAAGAAGGTTAGCCTTCGAGTTGGGAAAATATGGGATAAGAGTTAACGCTATAGCGCCAGGTTGGATAGAGACTGATATGACGTTGTCTGGAAAAAGCCAAGAGGAGGCTGAGAAATTGAGGGAGTTATTTAGGAATAAGACAGTTCTAAAAACTACTGGAAAGCCCGAGGATATAGCAAATATCGTATTGTTCTTAGCGAGCGATGAAGCAAGGTACATTACTGGGCAAGTCATAGTTGCAGATGGAGGGAGAATAGATAATTTAACTCATTCGTTATAATCTTCTAAATGTGAAGATAGCAAGTTGGAATATTAATGGTATACGTGCAGCTTTAAAGAAAAATCTAATAGACTTCATAGAAAATAACATGTTTGAAGTGATAATGTTTCAAGAAACTAAAGGTGATATAGTCCCACTTGATTTTATTATGATGGGTTATGAAGTAATTTCGTTTCCAGCAAAGAGAAAAGGATATAGTGGAGTGATGACATTAACTAGAATAAAGCCCATAAATGTGATTAAAGGTCTTCAAATTAAGGAATTCGATGATGAAGGAAGAACAGTTACCTTAGAACTGAAGGACTTCTACGTGATTAATGCGTACTTTCCTAGGGCAGGAGATAACCTAGAAAGGTTGGACTTTAAGCTAAAATTTAATAATGAAATTGAAAATTTTGTTCTTAAATTAAGAAAAGTTAAACCTGTAATACTTTGTGGAGATTTCAACATTGCACACCAAAATATTGATGGAGCTTTTTCTGACTCAACAATTCCTGGACTTACACCACAAGAGAGATCGTGGTTCTCTCACTTTCTCTCTTTAGGTTTCATTGATACTTTTAGATATCTACATCCAAATGTTAGAAAATATAGTTGGTGGAGTTACATGGGAAAGGCTAGGGAGAGGAATTTGGGACTAAGATTAGATTATTGTATAGTATCGGAAGAGTTAAAAGATAGGATAAAAATGGCTGATATTTTGATAGATATACAAGGCTCAGATCACGCACCTATTATCTTAGAATTAACGTAAATTATATTCTATAGTAGTATAGATTGTTCTAGCGTTAGTTCTTTGTAATAGCATGTCATACATGAGGTTAACTAACCATGATGGTATATTATTTATTTTAGGTAATATGGCGTACTGCCTAGCGAGTTTTAGATTATTCAAGTAATTTCCTCTACCCATTTGAAATTCTTCTATCGCCTTTTCTATTAATTCATAGTATTCTTTAGGATATACGTAACTATCGAATAGAAGCTTATAGGCTGTTGCGCCCAAGGCAAATACGTCCATACTAGGTAATGCCCCTTTATTCTTTAGCATAGCAGCTTCTATTTGATCTATAGGGCAATAGAATTCCGTAAATTCAGCGACACTTTCGCCTATTCTACTGGCTGAGCCCAAATCTCCTAATTTAACCACCACTTTACCACTAGTTAAATTACTGAGGATTTCTTTCTCTTCACTACCAGGGAATTTACTGAAATAGATATTTTGTGGTTTTACATCTAAGTGAACATAACCAGATGAATGGATAATATCTAACGCCTTTGCTACATCTCTAATTATTATTCCAACAATTCTATACCAATCTTTACTTCTACTTATGTTTAAAAGCTGTAAAGCATTACCGCCCTCCATTAATTCCATTATTATATAAGGTGGCCTAGTTAGGTAAAGATAGCTCTCCCCTTTCTCAATTTTCATTATATTGCTAATATCTATTTCACTTATTGTGAATAACTGTACTGCATTTTGAGTTTTGTTTCCAATCTCTTGTAAATTGATAAATTCCCTACTAAGATCAAATATTATATTACTAGCACTAATCCTAGTCTGTCCCGGGGTGGTCTTACTAATCTTCGGAATTTTCATCGCATATAACATATCTCCCCTCTTAACTTTTAACACGTATGAGCTGCCACCTATGGCTATTATATCAATAACTTCGTATTCATTTATCTTATTTCCTATCCATAACTTTGGATCCCAGTTGCTAATATCTGGTATTTTGCTAATTTTTGTGAAATAAATTTCCAATAAGTTACTACTTATAATTCCACTATTAGGCTTTGGCATATAAGTATTATATCCTTCTAAAATACTATCAACATAGAAGCTAGGTTTTTCCTTGTTAACTTTTACTTTTGCTTGAGAGTCGGAAAAAGTGTATTTTTGTCCTTCAATATTAATGTTCCATTTTAGGTTATTTGGCAAGCCATAAACTTTTATCAAGATAGTCCTTAGACTTACTCTCCACGCTAATAATTGTATAGTATTGCCTATCTCATAAAATCCTATCAAAACCCAACTCATTAGAAATTTTGGAATTAATTCCGCCAAGAAGAGATTATACACATACAATACGATGTAAGATATTGATAGTGAAATAGCTATAATTCCATATTTTCTTAGAGTCTTGTATTTATAAGCCTTATAAAGAAATATGGAAGCTAGAAAATAAGATATGGCAGAAAGTGGTAGTAGAGAAGGGGAAAATATGAAAGGAGAGTATAATGTAAATGTATAGAGTATTCCAGCTAATGTGGAATATCCAATTGAAGAAAGGGAGCCTAAGGCTATCCCATACATTATGTATCCAAGAAGTGGAATGATAGTTGATACCAATATACCATTTTTAGCGAGAACGAATCTCACTTCATTACTTTTTACCCCTCGTCTCATTATTTTCGTGTATGAGTTAAAGTTAAAAATTTCTATTATAGCCCTTGGATGAGATTGACACGAATAAACTATTCCAATTAAGATAGGTCATTTTCCATAGATAATTAAGATCTTATTGTTATTAGTATCATGAGGTTAAGGCTAAATTTATTTATCTAAGTAAATCCCCTAGTGAAGATTCCCAGTTAAATTTTTGTGTCTAAGTAAAATTTATTAATCAAAAGTTTAGAGTGGCAATATGGAAAGAAAGCAGGTCTTTGTGAGGGAAACTTCTGGTCTCATAAAGCAAGTATCCCTTACTGATGCGGTAATGCTCAATTTAGCTAACATGTCAATAGGCATAGCCTTGTTCCAATCCATATCTCCCTATATAACACAAGGTGGAGTGCTATGGATGGCATCATTGATAGGTATGTTCTTAGCGTTACCTCAAGCGCTAGTTTACACCATATTCAACAGAAAGGTTGGAAGAACGGGTGGGGATTACGTATGGATATCAAGGAATTTAGGCGGAATAATAGGTACAATTTTCGCAGTAGCATATCTTTTGGAATCAACTGCATTTTACGCTATCATCTCATTCTTCTCGGCGTCATCAATTAACTCTGCGTTGCTGACAATTGGCTATCTTAACCATCAAAATACGTTAATTTATGTTGCTGAAAATGTGATCGTTAATCCTTATGCCACTCCAACGCTTCAACAAAGGCTAATATTCTATGGAATTTCAGCACTTGCGTTTGTAATAATAGTGCTTATAAATATTCTACACTCCAAATGGGGGTATAAGTTAGTTACAGGTTTAGGAACGTTCTCAATTCTTACTGTAATACTCGCGATGATAATAATTGCAATTAACGCTAAGCATTTTAATTCTTCAGTCATACCTTTACTTAAGGACTTTAACGTA includes:
- a CDS encoding exodeoxyribonuclease III; translated protein: MKIASWNINGIRAALKKNLIDFIENNMFEVIMFQETKGDIVPLDFIMMGYEVISFPAKRKGYSGVMTLTRIKPINVIKGLQIKEFDDEGRTVTLELKDFYVINAYFPRAGDNLERLDFKLKFNNEIENFVLKLRKVKPVILCGDFNIAHQNIDGAFSDSTIPGLTPQERSWFSHFLSLGFIDTFRYLHPNVRKYSWWSYMGKARERNLGLRLDYCIVSEELKDRIKMADILIDIQGSDHAPIILELT
- a CDS encoding protein kinase domain-containing protein codes for the protein MRRGVKSNEVRFVLAKNGILVSTIIPLLGYIMYGIALGSLSSIGYSTLAGILYTFTLYSPFIFSPSLLPLSAISYFLASIFLYKAYKYKTLRKYGIIAISLSISYIVLYVYNLFLAELIPKFLMSWVLIGFYEIGNTIQLLAWRVSLRTILIKVYGLPNNLKWNINIEGQKYTFSDSQAKVKVNKEKPSFYVDSILEGYNTYMPKPNSGIISSNLLEIYFTKISKIPDISNWDPKLWIGNKINEYEVIDIIAIGGSSYVLKVKRGDMLYAMKIPKISKTTPGQTRISASNIIFDLSREFINLQEIGNKTQNAVQLFTISEIDISNIMKIEKGESYLYLTRPPYIIMELMEGGNALQLLNISRSKDWYRIVGIIIRDVAKALDIIHSSGYVHLDVKPQNIYFSKFPGSEEKEILSNLTSGKVVVKLGDLGSASRIGESVAEFTEFYCPIDQIEAAMLKNKGALPSMDVFALGATAYKLLFDSYVYPKEYYELIEKAIEEFQMGRGNYLNNLKLARQYAILPKINNIPSWLVNLMYDMLLQRTNARTIYTTIEYNLR